From the Armatimonadota bacterium genome, one window contains:
- a CDS encoding PFL family protein, whose protein sequence is MIGLDETLQIIEMLQSEKLDVRAVNMGIDLFDCADRNIDTACKLIRKKIVTHAKPLIPACRTISARYGIPIVNKRVAISPIADVMAGHGKDELLQVAHTLDKAAEEAGIDIIGGYSAMVQKGMTISDKALIESLPDALSQTTRLCASVNAASTKAGINVNAVLLLGHIIKEIAQKTAEADGFGCCKLSVFANMPEDNPFMAGAYKGIGEPETVINIGVSGPGVVKRAIERLRQSNPDCDLGCIAEEIKSTAFRVTRCGELIGREVAKAVGAEFGIVDLSLAPTPDVGDSVGEIFQAMGIPKVGGPGTTAALAMLNDAVKKGGAFASSSVGGLSGAFIPVAEDSALAKAAEDGHLTIEKLEAMTSVCSVGLDMVVLPGDTSAETIAALTMDELAIGVINRKTTSCRLIPVPGKKAGDRAVFGGLFGGSPIMRIPNDTSDSFVKMAGRIPAPLTSLNN, encoded by the coding sequence GAAACCCTTCAAATTATAGAAATGCTGCAGAGCGAGAAGCTGGACGTGCGCGCAGTCAACATGGGCATAGACCTCTTCGATTGCGCCGACCGTAATATAGACACCGCCTGTAAACTTATACGCAAAAAAATTGTAACCCATGCGAAGCCTCTGATCCCGGCATGCCGGACGATTTCTGCTCGCTACGGTATTCCTATAGTAAACAAACGCGTCGCGATAAGCCCCATCGCAGACGTAATGGCCGGGCACGGCAAGGATGAACTCCTGCAGGTGGCTCATACACTCGATAAGGCCGCTGAAGAAGCCGGAATCGATATAATTGGCGGATACTCTGCAATGGTCCAGAAAGGCATGACCATATCCGACAAGGCTTTGATCGAAAGCCTGCCGGATGCGCTTTCTCAGACCACTCGACTCTGCGCATCGGTCAATGCCGCATCGACTAAGGCCGGAATCAACGTAAACGCTGTACTCCTGCTGGGTCACATCATAAAAGAAATAGCCCAAAAGACAGCCGAAGCTGATGGTTTCGGATGCTGCAAGCTCAGTGTCTTTGCAAACATGCCCGAGGACAATCCGTTCATGGCGGGAGCATATAAGGGGATCGGCGAGCCTGAGACCGTGATCAATATCGGCGTCAGCGGACCGGGAGTGGTAAAGCGAGCGATAGAAAGACTCCGGCAGTCAAACCCGGACTGTGATCTGGGCTGCATTGCCGAAGAGATAAAGAGCACTGCTTTCAGGGTGACTCGATGCGGTGAGCTAATTGGCCGCGAGGTGGCGAAGGCTGTGGGCGCAGAGTTTGGGATTGTGGACCTATCGCTTGCCCCGACACCTGACGTAGGTGACAGCGTGGGCGAAATTTTCCAGGCTATGGGAATACCTAAAGTCGGCGGGCCGGGAACGACCGCTGCACTAGCAATGCTTAACGACGCAGTAAAGAAGGGCGGCGCGTTTGCGTCGTCATCAGTTGGAGGTCTGTCCGGCGCGTTTATACCCGTCGCCGAGGACTCAGCTCTCGCGAAAGCTGCCGAAGACGGCCACTTGACTATCGAAAAACTGGAAGCGATGACAAGTGTGTGCTCGGTAGGGTTGGATATGGTCGTACTGCCGGGCGACACATCCGCCGAGACTATCGCAGCTCTGACTATGGACGAATTGGCGATTGGCGTCATCAACAGAAAGACCACTTCATGCAGGCTCATACCCGTCCCCGGCAAGAAGGCAGGAGACAGAGCCGTGTTCGGAGGGCTGTTTGGCGGATCACCGATTATGCGCATACCCAATGACACTTCAGATTCGTTCGTAAAAATGGCCGGAAGGATTCCAGCGCCGCTGACGAGTTTAAATAATTAA